The following proteins come from a genomic window of Pectobacterium actinidiae:
- a CDS encoding 7-cyano-7-deazaguanine/7-aminomethyl-7-deazaguanine transporter, translating to MYRFTPQQRLTALIWLSLFHVLIITSSNYLVQLPVLIFGFHTTWGAFTFPFIFLATDLTVRIFGAPLARRIILTVMVPALVISYLVSCLFYQGSWQSFEALSQVNIVVARIACASFMAYVLGQILDVHVFNRLRQKRAWWVAPAVSTVFGNFSDTLAFFFIAFYHSTDAFMAANWVEIAMVDYAFKLLISLAFFLPMYGVMLNMVLKRLSEQKDSADYRSISSHH from the coding sequence ATGTATCGTTTTACTCCCCAGCAGCGGCTTACGGCGCTGATCTGGCTATCGTTGTTCCATGTCCTGATCATTACGTCGAGTAATTATCTGGTCCAGCTCCCGGTATTGATTTTCGGTTTTCATACCACCTGGGGGGCATTTACCTTTCCCTTTATTTTTCTGGCCACTGACCTAACGGTACGGATTTTCGGTGCGCCGCTGGCGCGTCGTATCATTCTAACCGTGATGGTGCCAGCTCTGGTGATTTCCTATCTGGTTTCCTGCCTGTTTTATCAGGGATCGTGGCAATCATTCGAGGCGTTAAGCCAGGTGAATATCGTCGTGGCACGTATCGCCTGCGCCAGCTTCATGGCTTATGTTCTCGGTCAGATTCTGGATGTTCACGTTTTCAACCGTCTGCGCCAAAAACGTGCGTGGTGGGTCGCTCCGGCCGTATCAACCGTGTTTGGTAATTTCAGCGATACGCTGGCCTTTTTCTTCATTGCGTTTTACCACAGCACTGATGCCTTTATGGCGGCAAACTGGGTTGAAATCGCGATGGTGGATTATGCCTTCAAACTGCTGATCAGCCTGGCGTTCTTTCTGCCGATGTACGGTGTCATGCTGAACATGGTGCTTAAACGTCTAAGCGAGCAGAAAGACTCGGCCGACTACCGTTCTATCAGCAGCCACCATTAA
- the ftsX gene encoding permease-like cell division protein FtsX: protein MANNVRNAKKPVAKAKALRGGWQEQWRYAWTNTLADMLRQPLATFLTVMVIAISLALPSICYLVWKNVSQAATQWYPSPQLTVYLDKSLDDNAAQAVITQLQSEDGVDKVNYLSRNEAMGEFRNWSGFGGALDMLEENPLPAVAIITPKMSFQDSNTLTTLRDRVAATQGVDEVRMDDSWFARLVALTNLVGQISATIGVLMVIAVFLVIGNSVRLSIFSRRETINVMKLIGATDGFILRPFLNGGAAMGLGGAVLSLILSQALVWKLDAVVAQVAAVFGTTFAVKGLSWDESLLLLLIAGMIGWLAAWLATVQHLRRFTPQ from the coding sequence ATGGCGAATAACGTCCGTAATGCGAAAAAGCCTGTCGCAAAAGCGAAAGCGCTGCGCGGCGGCTGGCAGGAACAGTGGCGTTATGCCTGGACCAATACGCTGGCGGATATGCTGCGCCAGCCACTGGCGACATTTCTGACCGTGATGGTCATTGCTATCTCGCTGGCGTTGCCCAGCATCTGCTATCTGGTCTGGAAGAATGTCAGTCAGGCTGCCACGCAGTGGTACCCTTCGCCGCAACTGACGGTATATCTGGATAAATCGCTGGATGACAACGCGGCGCAGGCGGTTATCACGCAGCTTCAATCTGAAGACGGCGTCGATAAAGTCAATTATCTGTCGCGTAATGAAGCGATGGGAGAGTTCCGCAACTGGTCCGGTTTTGGCGGCGCGCTGGATATGTTGGAAGAGAACCCGTTGCCGGCGGTGGCAATTATTACGCCGAAAATGAGCTTTCAGGATTCCAATACGCTAACAACGCTGCGTGACCGTGTGGCCGCGACGCAGGGCGTCGATGAAGTACGGATGGACGATAGCTGGTTTGCTCGGCTGGTGGCGTTGACCAATCTGGTTGGGCAAATTTCCGCGACGATTGGTGTCCTGATGGTGATTGCCGTCTTTTTGGTGATCGGCAACAGCGTGCGCCTGAGTATTTTCAGCCGCCGTGAAACCATCAACGTGATGAAGCTGATTGGTGCGACGGACGGCTTTATTCTGCGCCCGTTCCTGAATGGCGGGGCGGCGATGGGGCTGGGTGGCGCGGTACTGTCGCTGATTTTATCGCAAGCGCTGGTCTGGAAGCTGGATGCGGTGGTGGCACAGGTTGCCGCTGTGTTTGGTACCACGTTTGCCGTCAAAGGATTGAGCTGGGATGAATCCCTGCTGCTGTTGCTCATTGCCGGCATGATTGGCTGGTTGGCGGCCTGGCTGGCAACCGTGCAACATTTACG
- the ftsE gene encoding cell division ATP-binding protein FtsE, translated as MIRFEQVSKAYLGGRQALQGVDFHLRPAEMAFLTGHSGAGKSTLLKLICGIERPSAGQILFGGHNISRLKKREVPFLRRQIGMIFQDHHLLMERTVYDNVAMPLIIAGASSEDIRRRVSAALDKVGLLDKAKNYPIQLSGGEQQRVGIARAVVNKPAVLLADEPTGNLDEALSEGILRLFEEFNRVGVTVLMATHDTGLIARRNYRVLTLSDGRMVGGNHDGE; from the coding sequence ATGATTCGTTTTGAACAGGTCAGTAAAGCTTACCTCGGTGGGCGTCAGGCATTGCAAGGGGTGGATTTCCATCTGCGCCCCGCGGAAATGGCGTTCCTGACTGGCCATTCCGGCGCAGGGAAAAGTACTCTGCTGAAGCTGATTTGTGGCATTGAACGTCCCAGCGCAGGTCAGATTTTGTTTGGCGGCCACAATATCAGCCGCCTGAAAAAACGCGAAGTCCCGTTCCTTCGACGCCAGATCGGCATGATCTTCCAGGATCACCATCTGCTGATGGAGCGCACGGTCTATGACAACGTTGCGATGCCGCTCATTATCGCGGGCGCCAGTAGTGAGGATATCCGTCGTCGGGTATCCGCCGCGCTGGACAAGGTCGGCCTGCTGGATAAAGCGAAAAATTATCCTATCCAGCTGTCCGGCGGTGAGCAGCAGCGCGTGGGTATTGCGCGTGCGGTGGTGAACAAACCCGCCGTGTTGCTGGCAGATGAACCGACCGGCAACCTTGACGAGGCGCTGTCAGAAGGCATTTTGCGCCTGTTTGAAGAATTCAATCGCGTCGGCGTCACCGTCCTGATGGCGACGCATGATACCGGGCTTATCGCCCGCCGTAATTACCGTGTGCTGACGCTGTCGGATGGCCGCATGGTGGGAGGAAACCACGATGGCGAATAA
- the ftsY gene encoding signal recognition particle-docking protein FtsY yields the protein MSKEKKRGFFSWLGLGKQEEKQQEQPQEQPVVEEQPSAAESDTATSTQQTVEHAPESELTEAPVVLETPVVEEQIKVEAEALTQPVAEREATAAAEASTLVVPEASASESIVSEPTVSGPIISETDDRDTIDHDTLDHDVVDPIAQAEIAESSTVAEAEPDVAVPEEQENEQPDEIPVAAQEQERPTKEGFFARLKRSLVKTRQNLGSGFIGLFRGKKIDDDLFDELEEQLLIADVGVETTRKIITSLTEHASRRQLKDADTLFVKLKEEMAEILAKVDAPLNIEGKTPYVILMVGVNGVGKTTTIGKMARQFQAQGKSVMLAAGDTFRAAAVEQLQVWGQRNNVAVVAQHTGADSASVIFDAIQAAKARGVDVLIADTAGRLQNKAHLMEELKKIVRVMKKLDEDAPHEVMLTLDASTGQNAVSQAKLFNEAVGLTGITLTKLDGTAKGGVIFAIADQFAIPIRYIGVGEGIEDLRPFKADDFIEALFARED from the coding sequence ATGTCAAAAGAAAAGAAGCGCGGTTTTTTTTCCTGGCTGGGATTAGGGAAACAGGAAGAAAAACAACAAGAGCAACCGCAAGAGCAGCCGGTCGTTGAAGAACAGCCGTCAGCGGCGGAGTCAGATACTGCAACATCGACTCAGCAGACCGTTGAACACGCGCCGGAATCGGAACTGACGGAAGCGCCTGTTGTTCTGGAAACGCCTGTCGTTGAAGAACAGATAAAGGTTGAAGCGGAAGCATTGACCCAACCGGTCGCCGAGCGTGAGGCTACCGCAGCGGCAGAGGCGTCAACCCTTGTCGTCCCAGAAGCCAGCGCTTCTGAATCTATTGTTTCTGAACCAACAGTATCGGGCCCCATTATTTCTGAAACAGACGATCGTGACACGATCGATCATGACACTCTCGATCACGATGTTGTCGATCCGATCGCACAGGCTGAGATCGCCGAAAGCTCGACGGTAGCCGAGGCAGAACCGGATGTCGCGGTGCCAGAAGAACAGGAAAATGAGCAGCCGGATGAAATTCCAGTCGCTGCGCAAGAGCAAGAACGCCCAACGAAAGAAGGTTTCTTTGCTCGCCTGAAGCGTAGTCTGGTAAAAACGCGCCAGAATCTCGGTTCCGGATTTATCGGATTGTTTCGCGGTAAGAAAATCGATGACGATCTGTTTGATGAACTGGAAGAACAACTGCTGATTGCCGATGTCGGGGTTGAGACGACCCGTAAGATCATCACCAGCCTGACAGAGCACGCTAGCCGCCGCCAACTGAAAGATGCTGATACGCTTTTTGTTAAGCTGAAAGAAGAAATGGCGGAGATTCTTGCTAAGGTGGACGCTCCGCTGAATATCGAAGGCAAAACGCCGTATGTCATTCTGATGGTTGGCGTTAATGGTGTGGGTAAAACCACTACCATCGGGAAAATGGCACGTCAGTTCCAGGCACAGGGCAAGTCCGTAATGCTGGCGGCGGGGGATACCTTCCGTGCGGCGGCGGTCGAACAGCTTCAGGTCTGGGGACAGCGTAATAACGTGGCCGTCGTGGCGCAGCATACGGGTGCGGATTCAGCATCGGTGATTTTCGATGCGATTCAGGCAGCGAAAGCGCGTGGCGTTGATGTCCTGATCGCGGATACCGCCGGGCGCTTGCAGAATAAAGCGCACCTGATGGAAGAGCTGAAAAAGATTGTGCGCGTGATGAAGAAGCTGGACGAAGACGCGCCGCATGAAGTGATGCTGACGTTGGATGCGAGTACCGGGCAGAACGCGGTGAGCCAGGCCAAACTGTTTAATGAAGCGGTTGGGCTGACGGGGATTACCTTAACTAAGCTGGACGGTACCGCGAAAGGCGGGGTGATTTTTGCCATTGCCGACCAGTTCGCTATTCCTATCCGCTATATTGGGGTAGGTGAAGGTATTGAAGATTTACGGCCATTCAAGGCCGACGATTTTATTGAGGCACTTTTTGCCCGAGAGGATTAA
- a CDS encoding DUF1820 family protein produces the protein MSNESALYRIQFINNGKNYQLYVRELVQSSLFGFIEIADFVFDSQSTVLVDPSTEKLKTEFSGVSRSFIPLQAIIRIDAVTEKGSARISDLGDNVAAFPYLPGKKP, from the coding sequence ATGAGTAATGAATCCGCACTTTATCGTATTCAATTTATAAATAACGGTAAGAATTATCAGCTTTACGTGCGTGAGTTGGTGCAGAGCAGCCTGTTCGGTTTTATTGAAATTGCCGACTTCGTGTTTGATAGCCAGTCTACGGTGTTGGTTGACCCGTCAACCGAGAAACTGAAAACGGAATTCTCCGGTGTTAGCCGCAGTTTCATCCCTCTACAGGCGATCATTCGCATTGATGCCGTGACGGAAAAAGGCAGCGCACGCATTTCTGATTTAGGCGATAACGTTGCCGCGTTCCCTTATCTTCCCGGCAAGAAACCCTGA
- a CDS encoding DUF2500 domain-containing protein, with protein MNDFPWLLVLAVGAILLLATRQYRRQRQREAQNDAAPLRIVAAEVKHKREFPRSRRRAREYQGMAVEDMLYEATFRPMTGGAPITLRLKYADYHQLDTGMQGSLQLKGTRFMRFVPQQR; from the coding sequence ATGAATGATTTCCCCTGGCTTTTGGTTCTGGCCGTTGGCGCTATTTTGCTGCTGGCGACGCGGCAGTATCGACGCCAGCGCCAGCGGGAAGCGCAGAATGACGCGGCTCCGCTGCGTATTGTGGCCGCTGAGGTGAAACACAAACGCGAATTTCCCCGCAGTCGTCGGCGTGCGCGTGAGTATCAGGGGATGGCCGTCGAGGACATGCTTTATGAGGCCACGTTCAGGCCGATGACTGGTGGCGCGCCTATCACGCTGCGCCTTAAATATGCGGATTATCACCAGCTTGATACCGGTATGCAGGGGTCGTTGCAGCTAAAGGGCACGCGCTTTATGCGCTTTGTGCCCCAGCAGAGGTAG
- a CDS encoding zinc/cadmium/mercury/lead-transporting ATPase produces MHSHQHNHSAEKSACCNSGVHHAPHRNTKSCCNEHTPHSNHADHSCCSTKHTSDAVVQSACGTEQHSSDSGGSADSDDPDGGDSDRPRSDQRFSWKISGMDCPSCARKIENAVKNLTGIEQAKVLFATEKLVVDANTDIRLQVQHAVQQAGFTLQDTALPLTPSDTSTVRRFVHEYGFLILFTLLAAASWGLSLLSERGGQIAFIATTIVGLIPILKKTAQLIRTGTPFAIETLMSVASIGALLIGATTEATVILLLFMLGEYLESYAANRARRGVTALMALLPEDATVVSNGQRRLVPVASLVPGDVIEVAPGGRLPADAELLNSDASFDESALTGESVPVERTPGEKIAAGSLCVDRVVQLRVVSQPGNSAIDRILQLIEEAEERRAPIERFLDKFSRYYTPAIMLLSLLVILVPPLLLAQPWQEWIYRGLTLLLIGCPCALVISTPAAITSGLAAATRRGALIKGGAALESLGSIKTIAFDKTGTLTEGKPQVTDVLPAEGVSATALLTRTAAVESGSHHPLAKAIVQHARSSSTFLPMAENRKALAGVGVEGTIGGKRIQVSAPTRVAPGLLDARWLQRIDALENEGKTVVVVQEDDNLLGVLALSDTLRHDAREALDALQQLGIRGVMLTGDNPRAAAAIAATLGIDYRASLLPADKITAVSELSKQHPVAMVGDGINDAPAMKAATIGIAMGSGTDVALETADAALTHSRLTGLAAMISLSRATQHNIRQNIAIALGLKAVFLVTSILGITGLWLAVLADSGATALVTANALRLLRKQD; encoded by the coding sequence ATGCACTCTCATCAGCATAACCACAGCGCTGAGAAATCAGCCTGCTGCAATAGCGGCGTTCATCACGCGCCGCACCGTAACACCAAAAGCTGCTGCAACGAGCACACGCCACATTCAAACCACGCCGATCACAGTTGCTGTTCAACCAAACACACGTCTGACGCCGTAGTACAGAGCGCCTGTGGCACAGAGCAGCATTCGTCGGACAGCGGCGGTAGCGCGGATTCAGATGACCCCGACGGCGGAGACAGCGACAGGCCCCGATCCGACCAGCGTTTTAGCTGGAAAATCAGCGGGATGGATTGTCCCAGCTGCGCACGTAAAATCGAAAATGCCGTAAAGAATCTCACCGGAATTGAACAGGCCAAAGTGCTGTTCGCCACCGAAAAACTGGTTGTTGATGCCAACACCGATATTCGACTTCAGGTTCAACATGCCGTTCAGCAAGCGGGCTTCACCTTGCAGGACACTGCACTCCCCCTCACACCATCCGATACGTCGACCGTACGTCGTTTCGTGCATGAATATGGTTTCTTAATACTTTTCACTTTGCTGGCTGCTGCAAGCTGGGGACTTTCCCTGCTCAGCGAGCGCGGCGGGCAGATCGCGTTTATCGCGACCACAATTGTCGGGCTGATCCCGATCCTCAAAAAAACGGCGCAGCTCATTCGCACGGGTACCCCTTTCGCGATTGAAACGCTGATGAGCGTGGCTTCCATTGGGGCGCTCTTGATTGGTGCCACCACCGAAGCCACCGTCATCCTGCTGCTGTTTATGCTGGGTGAATATCTGGAGTCTTACGCGGCAAACCGCGCACGACGAGGCGTAACGGCACTGATGGCGCTGCTTCCCGAAGATGCCACGGTCGTCAGCAATGGGCAGCGACGCCTCGTTCCTGTCGCCAGTCTGGTTCCCGGCGATGTGATTGAAGTCGCGCCCGGTGGGCGGCTCCCCGCCGATGCGGAGCTTTTGAATAGCGACGCCAGCTTTGATGAAAGCGCGCTGACCGGTGAATCGGTTCCCGTTGAGCGTACGCCGGGTGAAAAAATTGCCGCCGGCAGCCTGTGTGTCGATCGGGTCGTGCAGCTACGCGTGGTGTCGCAACCGGGCAACAGCGCGATTGACCGCATTCTGCAACTGATAGAAGAAGCGGAAGAGCGCCGTGCGCCGATAGAGCGCTTCCTCGATAAGTTCAGCCGCTACTACACGCCAGCCATCATGCTGCTGTCGCTGCTGGTGATTCTGGTGCCGCCGCTACTGCTGGCTCAACCGTGGCAAGAGTGGATTTATCGCGGCCTGACGCTGTTGTTAATCGGCTGTCCGTGTGCGCTGGTGATCTCAACGCCTGCGGCGATTACGTCCGGGCTGGCCGCTGCAACGCGCCGTGGGGCGCTGATTAAAGGCGGCGCGGCGCTGGAATCGCTGGGCAGCATCAAGACTATCGCGTTCGATAAAACAGGCACGCTGACGGAAGGCAAACCGCAGGTGACGGACGTATTGCCCGCCGAGGGCGTGAGCGCAACGGCACTGCTGACGCGCACCGCCGCCGTGGAGTCCGGTTCGCACCATCCGCTTGCCAAAGCGATCGTCCAGCATGCGCGATCCAGCAGCACGTTTCTGCCAATGGCGGAAAATCGCAAAGCGCTGGCGGGTGTCGGCGTGGAAGGCACGATTGGCGGCAAGCGGATTCAGGTCAGCGCACCGACTCGCGTCGCGCCCGGCTTGCTTGATGCCAGATGGTTGCAACGGATTGATGCGCTGGAGAACGAAGGGAAAACCGTCGTGGTGGTGCAAGAGGACGATAACCTGCTCGGCGTGCTGGCGCTGAGCGACACGCTACGCCACGATGCGCGTGAAGCGCTGGATGCTTTGCAGCAGTTAGGGATTCGTGGCGTCATGCTCACGGGCGATAATCCCCGCGCGGCAGCAGCCATTGCGGCAACATTAGGCATCGATTATCGCGCCAGCCTGCTCCCTGCCGATAAGATTACGGCAGTCAGCGAATTGAGCAAGCAGCATCCTGTCGCGATGGTGGGTGATGGCATCAACGACGCACCGGCAATGAAAGCCGCAACCATCGGGATTGCGATGGGAAGCGGTACCGATGTGGCGCTGGAAACGGCCGATGCAGCCTTAACGCACAGTCGTCTAACCGGGCTGGCTGCCATGATTAGCCTGTCGCGGGCAACGCAGCATAATATTCGTCAGAACATTGCCATCGCGCTGGGGCTGAAAGCGGTCTTTCTGGTCACCAGTATTCTGGGTATTACCGGACTGTGGCTCGCCGTGCTGGCGGATTCCGGCGCAACCGCGTTGGTCACCGCCAACGCGCTACGGCTATTGAGAAAACAGGACTAA
- the rsmD gene encoding 16S rRNA (guanine(966)-N(2))-methyltransferase: MAKKNASSAAGQIRIIGGQWRGRKLPVPDSPGLRPTTDRVRETLFNWLAPVIQQARCLDCFAGSGALGLEALSRYAAHATLLEMERAVAQQLTQNLALLRAENAEVVNTDALSWLAKPGTPFDVVFLDPPFRKELLNSTLALMEQQGWLAPDAWIYVETEAENAQLTIPENWQLHREKIAGQVAYRLYIRQ; the protein is encoded by the coding sequence ATGGCTAAAAAAAATGCATCGTCAGCCGCCGGACAAATCCGAATCATCGGTGGTCAATGGCGCGGCAGAAAACTTCCGGTTCCTGATAGCCCCGGTTTACGTCCCACTACCGATCGCGTGCGGGAAACGCTGTTTAACTGGCTGGCTCCCGTCATTCAACAGGCTCGCTGTCTGGACTGTTTTGCTGGCAGCGGCGCGCTCGGTCTGGAAGCCTTATCTCGTTATGCTGCGCACGCCACATTATTGGAGATGGAGCGTGCAGTCGCCCAGCAATTAACGCAGAATCTGGCACTGCTTCGGGCGGAAAACGCCGAGGTGGTCAATACTGATGCCCTGAGCTGGCTGGCGAAGCCGGGTACGCCGTTTGACGTTGTGTTTCTCGATCCGCCGTTTCGTAAGGAACTGCTGAACAGCACGCTTGCCCTGATGGAACAACAAGGGTGGCTGGCACCAGACGCGTGGATTTACGTGGAAACAGAGGCGGAAAATGCGCAACTGACCATCCCGGAGAATTGGCAACTGCACCGTGAGAAAATTGCGGGCCAGGTCGCCTACCGTTTATACATCCGTCAGTGA
- a CDS encoding lysoplasmalogenase — MLWSFIAVLFSGWLYVDASYRGPTWQRWLFKPVTMLLLLALAWQTPLLGVPGYLIVLGLLATLVADTLLLLPTQRLLYAFGAYFLSHLLYTISLFTGQMALTFFWPLALTLVILAAILIATIWGRLDTQRWPACAFIIMTTLMVWIAGERYFALGTNANFSLLTGTVLLFIAHAAWLIHHYRFPFRAHQAIVAAGYFGGHFLIVRSLYF, encoded by the coding sequence ATGCTTTGGTCATTTATTGCTGTGCTTTTTTCTGGTTGGTTGTATGTAGACGCCAGCTACCGTGGTCCAACGTGGCAGCGTTGGTTATTCAAACCGGTCACAATGCTATTGCTGCTGGCGCTGGCCTGGCAGACGCCGCTACTTGGTGTACCGGGCTATCTGATTGTGCTGGGGCTGCTGGCAACGCTGGTCGCAGACACCCTGCTGTTGCTGCCGACTCAGCGCCTGCTTTACGCATTTGGTGCCTATTTTCTCTCCCACCTGCTGTACACCATTAGCCTTTTTACTGGGCAAATGGCGCTCACGTTCTTCTGGCCGCTGGCATTAACGCTCGTTATTCTGGCTGCGATCCTGATCGCCACTATCTGGGGGCGATTGGACACACAGCGCTGGCCTGCCTGCGCATTTATCATCATGACGACGCTGATGGTCTGGATTGCTGGCGAGCGCTATTTTGCGCTGGGGACAAACGCGAATTTCTCCCTGCTGACGGGCACCGTACTACTGTTTATCGCCCATGCGGCCTGGCTGATTCACCATTACCGTTTTCCGTTCCGCGCCCACCAGGCGATTGTGGCAGCGGGCTATTTTGGCGGCCATTTCCTGATTGTTCGCTCCCTCTATTTTTAA
- the tusA gene encoding sulfurtransferase TusA, translating to MTDPFTNPDKTLDAQGLRCPEPVMMVRKTVRQMETGQTLLIIADDPATTRDIPGFCVFMDHELLAQETEQVPYRYLLRKGQ from the coding sequence ATGACCGATCCTTTTACCAACCCGGATAAAACCCTTGATGCGCAGGGGCTGCGTTGCCCTGAGCCTGTGATGATGGTGCGTAAGACGGTACGCCAGATGGAAACCGGGCAAACGCTGCTGATTATTGCCGACGATCCAGCCACCACCCGCGACATTCCCGGTTTTTGCGTGTTCATGGATCATGAGCTTCTGGCGCAAGAGACTGAGCAAGTTCCCTATCGGTATCTGCTGCGTAAAGGCCAATAA
- a CDS encoding DUF1145 family protein, which produces MLINLGRLLMLGVWGFLLLNLIQPFPKPLNIFMTVAMVFMILMHGFQLLLLKSSQPKDSPALSRGLQARIFLFGVFELLAWQKKQPKPPKP; this is translated from the coding sequence ATTTTGATTAACCTTGGCAGATTATTGATGCTGGGCGTGTGGGGATTTCTGTTGCTTAACCTCATTCAGCCGTTTCCCAAGCCGTTGAATATCTTCATGACCGTGGCGATGGTGTTCATGATCCTGATGCATGGTTTCCAACTGCTGCTGTTAAAATCCAGCCAGCCGAAAGACAGTCCCGCACTGAGCCGTGGACTTCAGGCACGCATTTTCCTTTTTGGCGTGTTCGAACTGCTGGCGTGGCAGAAAAAGCAGCCTAAGCCACCGAAGCCGTAA